From Shumkonia mesophila:
ATCCCGGCACTTGCTGAGGTCCATCGACGTCTCCTTCACTGTCACTCTTCCGAAGCGGGAACCGGCGGGAGAAGCTGTTGGTTCCGTCGCGAGACGGGCGGGATTTCAGCGTCTCCCCACGATACCCGCTTTTCCCGTATTCCCTGGAAGAGGGGCTGGCCCGCATGGGTTTTACGTGCGGTGATTTCGACGAAGGAATCTGGACCGAGGGGCCGGGCCTTTCCTGATCTCATTCCGCGAACCAGTGCCGCGCGGAGCCAGCGCCCATGCCGCCCGAATATCTCCTTTTGGGAACCAATACGCCGCTGGGCCGTTCATCGTCGCGGGATGGCGTTCCGTCCCTTGGGTATGGAATGGAAGGATCGAGCCAATGTTGTACTGGGCAGTGGTTTTCTTCATCGTCGCGATCGTCGCCGGCGTGTTCGGCTTCGGCGGGATTTCGGCCGCGGCGACCGACATCGCGCAGATCCTGTTCTTCGTGTTCATCGTTCTGTTCGTTCTCTCGCTCATCTTCGGGTATCGGGGACGGCGGCCGCCGGTTTGATGCCGGCCGAACACCAGCATGACCAAGCCGGGGAATCCCGAGGAGACCCGCAATGAGCGACAACGTCTATGCAATCACCGAGGTGGTCGGCTCGTCGTCGGACTCGATTGAAGACGCCATCGACAACGCCGTCACGACGGCGACGCAAACGCTTCGGAACCTCGAATGGTTCGAGGTCGGCCAGGTGCGTGGCCACATCGTCGACGGACAGGTGGAACACTATCAAGTGTATGTCAGGTTAGGCTTGCGCTACGAACGGAAATGACCAACCGGGAAGGCGCCGGAACCCGCTTTGGTCCCGGCGCCTTCCTGTGATCAATGGCGTTCTGGAGGGGCGGCTTTCGCTATTTCACGGTAATGTTGTTTTCGACCCGGCGGACTCCCTCGACGCTGGCCGCAATTTGGCCCGCCCGGGCCTTCTCCTCGGCGGTGTTCACGAAGCCGCTGAGTTGCACGGTATCCTTGAAGGCGTTGACGTCGATGTCGGTGATCTTGACCATCGGGTCGTCGGCGATCTTGGCCCGCACCTTGGTGCTGATCACGGTGCTGTCGATGTATTGCCCCGTGCTTTCCTGGGTGGGCGTCGCCTGGCAGGCGGAGAGGAAGATCGCCCCCGCAGCCAGGGTGGTCGCCGCGAGCTTTTTCGGAAACGTCATCATGCATAGCCCTCCTTGCAGCGGTTAACGATGCCGGCCGAATCCACGCCCGCGGCCGGCGGGACCGGTAAGCAGACCACGGTGACCCTGGGTTCTATTCCCACGGGAGGCGATCCGGCCGCCGGCGCCCTCATTTCACAACCTTGGAAGGGGATGGGAAGTTCCCGCTTAACGCGTGCCGGGATGCCCGTAACCGAAAGGCGCGGAACCGAATGCCCGCGTCGCGCGTTAGTCATTCCGGCGATGGATGCGGCGGCCACGCCGCGCCCCGGAAAAGAGGGATGTAGACATGGGAAATGCGCCGCGCCCCGGAAAAAAGGATGGAGACATGGCAAGCGAGAGCGAGACCCTACGGAAGGACATGGAAGAACTCCGAGCCTCCGTCGAGAAGCTGACCAAGGACATGGCCGACCTTAGCCAGTCCTGGACCAACGACATGAAGTCGCGGGCGGGCCAAACGGCGGAGGCGTTGCGCGACACCGCCCGCACCGTCGCCGACGAGATCGGCGCGAAAACCAAGGAATCGGCCGAGGTGGTCGAGAAGACGGTGCGCGAAAGGCCATTCCAGAGCCTGATCGCCGCTTTCGGGGCCGGCCTGCTGCTGGCGCAGCTTTTGCGGCGCTGACGGCGCGCCGGACGGATGGCCATGAACGTGATGATGTGGTTGGGCTTGCTCGGCGGCACCGTCGAGCGGGCGAAGGCCGGCCTCCAACGCCGCATTGTTGGAACGATGGTCATCG
This genomic window contains:
- a CDS encoding BON domain-containing protein produces the protein MMTFPKKLAATTLAAGAIFLSACQATPTQESTGQYIDSTVISTKVRAKIADDPMVKITDIDVNAFKDTVQLSGFVNTAEEKARAGQIAASVEGVRRVENNITVK
- a CDS encoding DUF1328 domain-containing protein, whose amino-acid sequence is MLYWAVVFFIVAIVAGVFGFGGISAAATDIAQILFFVFIVLFVLSLIFGYRGRRPPV
- a CDS encoding dodecin; amino-acid sequence: MSDNVYAITEVVGSSSDSIEDAIDNAVTTATQTLRNLEWFEVGQVRGHIVDGQVEHYQVYVRLGLRYERK